The genomic region GATGGATATATAAAGAGGCTTGTCACACATAATGTTTTCTAACTCGTGTCATGCACTATATGTTTGATAATTGTATTATGGACAATGATCAGGTTCACATAAAAACTATTCTATTGTGAAGTGAATATGAGACTTAAAATGAGTCAAAATGCAGGTTCACATAATTGTACTATGTCTCATATTCGTGTAAATATGAGACATAAAATTAAAATTTCCCAAGACCCTTCATACAAAAACAAAAAAAAACAAAAAAAAAAACAACCAACAATGGCATTTCACTCAATTGCCAACAATTGCCAATCTAGATCGAGCTCAAGCCTAGGGAGATAAAGACATCGATACATTTGAGAGATGGGGTTGGTATACTTTTGTAAATCAGCTAAGATCAAAATTAGATATGAGTGGACAAGATCGAGGAGGGATATATAAAGAGGCTTGTCAAACAAAAAGTTTACAACTGGTCACATAAAATGTTTTCAACCTCACGTCATGCACTATATGTTTAGCAATTGTATTATGGACAGTGATCATGTTCACACAAAAACTATTTTAATTTCTTGTTGTGTGCTCTTCCATTAGTTCTTCTCTTATCTAAATGTTACATAGGGAAGAGATTTGTAATACACATCTTAATGTTGCTCGATCTCATTCATCATGTCCAATCTCATATTATGTCTCGCGTTGAAGACATACAAGTCATAGACTTATAGAATACAACACCGTTCTATGAACAAAATACTAAGGATTAGAAGGTGAAAAATGACAAGTTATTTTGGGGTTGGTAGGTAAAGAAAAAGGAAGTTATTGGAAAATGACAAGTTTCAGGACAAGTTGCGATATAAATTGTACTCAAAAGACATAATTTATGAAGATCGATAACTTAACGTTTAAATTCCCACATACGCTAAAATTATGCATGTTGTGCCTTGAGAAAACGCCATTATCAATTCAAATTCCAAGGCATCCTCCAAAAACCAAAATGATCAAGATGTTGCGGTCGAAAGCGACAAAACTAGTACCGGAAGAACATCCCGATAAGCTATCACACATAAACCTAGGGATGTAAAATTCACACTCTCTAAATTGTAATTCACATTCTCATTTTCTAATTATATAAATAAATAAACACAAAAAAAAATAATAATAATTTTGGAGTGAGGTAAATATCCCTAGAGAAATAAAAGTGGTGTACAAGAGTGAAACCCTACTCCACTGGCTTCTTACCACTTACCCAATTCGCAATCCCACTTCTCTGAATCTCTGATGTCGGACGTTCTCTCCACTCGGCTGCAACAACGACTGGTTCTCTCCGGCACCGGACCCAGCTCCGAGTCTCCTGTTCTTGATTTGGACGCCGTCATCTTCGACATCCTCTCACGGCTGCCGCCCAAATCTCTGCTCCGGTTCCGTTGTGTATGCAAAGCATGGCGGACCCTGATCTCCGATCCTTATTTCATCAAAGAACACCTCAGCCGCGTCAACAACAGCTGCTCCTACTCTGTTTTTGTTAAGGATGTCTCCACTTTCCGGTCCATAGACTCCGAAGCATTATTCAGGGATGATGATGGTCCTGTTCCCAGCAGAGAGCTCTATTTTCCGGTAATTAATGGTCTGAAATTTGATGAGATTCATATCGTTGGTAGTTGCAATGGCTTGATATGTCTACGATTTAAATGGTGTCTTCCGGTTATTATGTTATGGAATCCTTGCACTAGAGAATCCAAAGTCTTACCAAAACTTCATACGAAGGACCTCTTCCCCTCCTCCCCAGACTATTATGGATTCGGTTATGATTCCGCAACTGATGATTACAAGGTAATAGTCGGTGATTTCCGTTACCTAGCGAGTTATAAAAATTGTATACTTGTTTATACAGTAAAAACGGGTTCATGGAGGAAGCTTCAGTACCATGGTTTAGCGCTGCTTGGGTATGGCTGTTTAGTAAACGGTGCTCTACATTGGGTACAAGAAGAGCCATGGGAGGCTGAGGTGGATTCTTACAAGTTAGTGTCATTTGACTTAACCGAGGAGAAATTTCATGAGATTCCATCCCCATATTATCCTAATAATCCTATTGACAGAAGGAATCATTTAGTTGCAAGTGCAGGAAAATTTAGAAATTCTTTAGCCTTATACTCAAGGGGACCTGGGTCAGAATATATGATGTGGGTGATGAAGGAAGCTGGAGTCGAGAAGTCCTGGAATGAAGTCATCAAAATCCCAAAAGAGGTTCTGCATGTATCTGGAGATCATCATCGACATCATATAATCTGGACACCTTTATGCATTTCTAATGACGGTGTAACTTTGATCGTAGTGTGTGCTATACCTCATCATACAGGTAGCTTCTTGAGATTCTTGACATTTTACTATCCAAAGGAAAACCGATGTAGGAATCTTACCGAGCATTGTGTGTCTGAAGCAGTTACTTATGTAGAAACTTTAGTTTCCCCATTCGCACGCACTGGCATGTAGAAACAAATATTTTGAGATGCAGTAGAGGTTTTTGGGATGACACCGAGTGAGATTCCTGATTTCATCAGTAATGATATTATCAGCAACCGATTATGTAAACCAATGACACCCTGTGAAACCAACATGCTGAAATCAATCTCATTCCTGGTATGTTTTTAATTTTTATCATGTATCTCTCAAACCTTCTTAGAGTTCTCTAAGATATTTTGATGCAGTTGGAATCTCTGTCTCACATACTGCATGTATGAATCATTATTTTATATCCACTATCATTATTATGTTATATGTATTTTGGTATTACATATGGATAGAACATTTCTCTGAATGTGTTAAGTTTGTAGTGTTTTAGACAAACTCTAGGTCCCTGTAACCTGAGCCAACACCACAGTCTTGATCTTCCCTCCACCATTTTGTTTCAATGAAGATATGTGTCAGACATTTTGAGATAGATTGGTTTTTGTTGTCATGTTAGTAGCATTAGCTTGAGAGGATCTCACTGTAAATAGGTTTAGTATATTGAATGCATTTGTGAGTTGCAACTGGTCAGGTTAGATTTCTGGCTTTGACTATTATTGGGTTGGGTATACATGAGATGAGATTGGATTTCATAAGCTAGGAAAGTAATCAAATGGATCTTGAATATCTGTAAACAATCCAGAGAATATGTAGTTTAGCTCCATGTGTTGTACGATTTTATGTAATTTTGATTGCAAATGATGCAGTTGAAGAAATAGTATCAACCAAGAAAGAGTGACTGGAATGTGATACTGAACCTCCAAGGAGTGAAGTGATTCTTACAATAGGTGTCTTAGTATATGAAGTGAAACACTGCCCTGCAAATTTCTTTAGCGTGTTTGTGCACTTACTTCATGGAACTATAGCAGAAATCTATTATAGTTAAAGTTCAGTTTGTGATAGTGAGCTATATTGTGTGCCTTTGGTAAAGATCCATGGAACATTGCACCCAAAAGTTCAACTTATGGGAGCTAAGAACAGCCCTACTTGTGCTGATAAGTCTGATAGGAAGAAATGTAAAACAAAGTTAGCCATTGGTGACCAGTTGTAGGAAATAATCTTTGAGCTCGGGAGTCGGGATGTTGTTATACATAAGGAAAATGGTTAAGCACGAAACTGTAAGACAATTTTGGCAACTTTTGCCAGTGCCAATTGTAGAGCAAGATATTCTTCCAGGTCGTTGTTATCCTGATTGGTGCTGTCTCGGAGCAATTCAATGTTTATTCAAGCTTAATCTGTTTGACCTCTGGTTTTTATTTTAGATAACATTATTTTATTAGTTCTTAAGTGATGTTTTGGCTAGAAATGTTACCATACTGAACATTGGACCTTCTGTTCCGGTGGAAATGACCTTTGCTCATTATATCTGATGAACAACAATTATTTTGTGCCTGGTTCTGACGTGATTATTGGCGGCGGTTCTGTTTTGCTTCCGGTTTGAGTGGTTGGATGCTAACCACACTTGCTTTTGTGATACAAGATAGTTGGTCTTATCATTCATGAGTGGTTTCAGAGTCAAATTAGTTCCATTTGTTGGGTTCTATTGTTAGTTTATTTTAATTTTTTTAGGGACTGCTTTCTGTATTGGTGCATTTGATTGTTTGCTTGAAGATTTGAATTTTGAGTAATGTTCAGTAGATTATTGATCCCCCTTTTCTTGAAGTTAAACTAGATGCAATGATCACAGAACACACACATAATGATTTATTGAGGGACCTTAATTTCAATTCCACAGCAATCTGATATCATGTTATTTTGGAGAACATGGTGAGCAGGAGTTTCACTCTTTCATCTACTGTATGTTCTCCCCCGTTGTGTCCCATTTGAACATCTCGAATTTAAAACACGTCATAGGAAATTTTGTTACAATATATAGTGGCGATATATATGATCAGCAATTAACATGTTCGTCCTAAACCTTACATGGATTTGGAACAATCCAAAGGAGTGGTGAATGTAAAGTACCGCGCCTATACACTTCGGATGTAAAAATAGTCTTGAAACCTTTATTTTCCAGATTGTATGCTTCTACTTTTGAATACAGCTGATGATTACCTTGAAGCAGAGTACTTTCTTCTTGGGTAACATAAATGGAGTTTGCTTCAAGTTCTGGAAAGTCCAGGGTGGATAATGATGTTGATGCTGCTGGTTCGTATGCACTCAAAACCAGACACCGCTCCTGCAGACGTTCCACCTTTAAACATTCCACCTTGTTGCAGGCACTGAAGTTTAGTTTATGAACATCATAGTAGAATTGACCGAAAATCGGATTCATGAGTTTCTCCACAAACAAAAGCTCACCTTGTGATTCCACCAAGTAAAGTTGATAACTATGTTGTCTTACTTCCCTCTCCGGAGGTTGGAAATCCATGCAGGTTTTGATGGGATTGGTTCTCCGGAAATCCCAAACTGAAATTGATTCTGAGTCTAGCACAAACAAGTTGGACAACTGAACTAGAAGGCTGTTGTGGAAACAATCCTATCAAATGCTCCATCTACACTACCCAAATCAGTCCACGCAGTGTTGTTGTTTCCATCATGATCACCATGCTTATGGAATGCTATTTTTGAACCTTCTTTCGTCATGTAATAAATTGCCCCAACGTAAAAGGTGTTGCTCCAAGAAGGAACCGAGGATAGGAAAACTCTGAGGATGATACAAAACTCCAGAGGTGGGAGTATAATTCTAACCCCAGAGATAGGGTTGTGAAGGTGTATTCTGTAATCGACGTCCTTCGTCACCAGCCAGCCGTATGAGGAACCGATCAGACACCTTTGTCGTTCACCAGCAAAGCCTTCAAACAGGTTCCTAATGGTGTAAACCGTTTTCTCTGAGAGGCTAAAGAAGCGGCCAACGTCGATACGTTCTCGAGGGAGAAGGAGCCATGGAGTTTGAGGCACCAAGGGTTTGTAATTTACAGGGCTAGAGATATATGATTTTGCAGCAGCATACTAGGATAAAGAAACGAGTTCAAAGCGAGCCATGTCAACGAGAGCAAGTCTTTTCAAGATCAACTCTAATAGCTCTAATCGGAGCTCAGACCAGTTACGTCTTGATTTGGTTGGAATAATGCAGTCACAGCCGATGACTTTGTCTTCCTCGGCCATAGCTATTCGATCAGAGCAGGCAATCACTTCTTATGAATTTTTCTCTCGTGTAGTTCTGTTAGGCTTAGGCTACAGTTTGATGAAGCAATGCGTACATAACTATATATGTAATTGATTTTGAAATCCTGGTCCAAGTTTATAACTATATACAGACTGTCTCCTAATAAGAGATAGAAATCAGTTGTGAACTCTTGTGTACAATGGAATAAGTTAAGATTGATGTGGAGACTAGGTTAAACTCATGTCCTTTCTAGTATGGATACATTATACTCGAGTTATTTATGTAACTCGATTGGCTATAACGTTTGTTTCTTGATTGAACAAAACCGAAGTGAACACTCATACACAACACTTGGTACATACCATATAGGTATGTAGCGGCACTAATCAATTTCAAATTTCTATGAGACATTAAGTTTCATTCATTTAACGTACGAGGGTTTAGGTGGTTGGTAGGTTTCGTGTCTTGGGTGTGTTATGATTACGGTGTCGTATTTATGACTATTTTACCGTCGGTTATTTTTTATTGATCATGTAATGAGGATGTTATCTGTGCATATATGCTACCAGTTTTGACATATGATGTTTGAAAGAGTCGTAAGTTCGACTTTACAGTAAATTTGTTGTAGTATATTAGTTGTTTATTTTATCAAAAAATATATTTCTATATATATAATCCTTTTGAAATACCATATTTTTTTTTTAAAATCTTTTGAAATACCATATAAACTAGAGTCAAAAGTAAGAGATCGGTGCACATCACCGTGGACCAACAAATTTAAATTTGTGATGGTGATCCACATACCATACGTTCTGTCCATCCTCACTGCAAATTCTTTGGCCGGTGACGTCATATTGAAGAAATTTCAGTGTGGGTAGGGATATGAACAATATGATATATCTATGTCAACTAGAAAACAAATAGTTCAAATAAAACGAATGAATATTGGACGGCAGTCGGCAGGCATGACATCTCCCCAAATCAAAATAGTGTATTTACACAAACGTGACAAAGCCTCTTCTCAGTTCTCACATGGTTTCTGTCTTTGTGAAGCTTGGACAATTAATAGTCCTTAGGAAGATGACATCCACATTCCACTATCCTAGAGCTTTTTCTTGTCAGATATAAAAACAAAACAAGAAAGAGCCTTCTTGACTTGGTTCAATTCTATATCATTTCCACACTATTCTAGATCGAGGCTAAAGGATCTGTCTTGTTTTGATTTCTTTCCCATCTTGAATAAAACCCAGTTCCTCTGTTTCTGTCTTTCTTCACCAACTGGGATCTCTCTCTGTGTTTCTCTCAGGTCTTCAATAGCTAAGCTGAAAGGCCCTTCTGTAAGTTTTCTTGTTCTTTCTTTGGTTTTTATCGTTCTGGGTATTCGATTTTGGTCATAAAGATTGCTCCTTTATGTGGATTCTGATGAGTTCTGAGATTCTTATGCACAGACTCATAAAACCAACTTGTTAAAATCTGCAAAATTCTAGTTTTCTGAAACAGGAATTTTCTGCTGAAGCATCAAGATTGTAAATTTTCTTCCTTTTTTGGGGTGAATTGATGGACTTTTCATATATTATTGAGTTATTATTGGTTTTTTAATAATGAATTGAATTGTGATAATGAGTCACCTCTCCATCAACCACGTTTTTCACTTCATTGGAATGGAGGGTGGAGCAGCTGTCCTTCAGACAGTTGTACACACTCAATTCCCGCCCTGCTTTGCGCGTGCATTCACGCTCTTTCTACATTGTGGACTTGTGTATGTATGTTCTTGGATAGTTTTGGCCCAAAACACATTTTGGCAAAGTTGTGGTATACACTTCAATGGCATTCATGGTGATGGATTTTTTTTACTCTTTACAGCATGAACGTTAGAAATGATATGATGGATGATTTGCAATGAATGTGTGTAGTAATGATATAAATTATTTGAAATAATTGAGTTGTTGGTTAACATTTTGATTTAGTTTGTAGGGAAGGTGAAACCAAATGAATGTGTTAGAAAAACTAATTTGTTTGTGGAATTGGATACAGGGGTTTTGTTGTATCAAAAGTATCAAGTCAGAAATCTGACCACATTAGCAAATGGCTACTCCCTTGGTAAGATATGAACTCTGAAACTGAGTACAACGTCTTCTTTTTCTTTTTCTTCGTTTTATATTTATGTAATTGTAAAACTATGAGTTTATTCATGTTAAAGTAGGGGTTCTACATGTCATTTTTGTGGTTTTGATCAAATTTTGACCCCATATATTTAGCATGACAAAACCTTGGGTTGAATTATCAGTTCACTCCTTAGCTGCAAACATCTAAGTGACATGTCTTTCTTATATCCAGGTTCAATCGAATAAGAGTATGAAAAGGTTGGAATCAAAAAAGGCTCATTCCTGGTGGTGGGACAGTCACATCAATCCCAAAAACTCTAGATGGCTTTCAGAGAATCTCGAGGGTGAGCAACAAACACCTCTTTCGGTCTTTTCTTTGTAAGTGCATATAGGAATAACTATCAACTGTGGAGATATAGGAAACAGATTTTCAATGTAACAAATTATGTGTTTATATATCTAAATGGTGTCCTTAATATAAACACAAAAATTGTATCCATCTATTAGTTGAGATAAGCTACCTGCAAAAGTTCCTACTTTACCTAACTAAATACCTCCTAACTGGGAGTTATGTTTGATTTAGAGTCAGTTAAGTGATTAAAAATGTCTGGGACAAGTTAGATGTTTTTTTTGAGAATGTGGGACAAGTTAGATGTCTATTTACTATATTAGAGTAATGCTGTCTATTTTCCATTTTTCCTCTTTAAAGTTTTGTTGTTGAGAAGACACTCTGTTGTGTTTTAATAACAATATTTTTGCCTACAACCTTAGATATGGGATGTTAAGTTAGTAGCAGATAAGATTTCTTCTTTCACATTCTAAATGGGGGTAAGGTTAAAATGGTTAGTAGTGAGAAATTGTTGTATAATTTTAGCGTCTGCTCCTAATCTAAACGGTGGTAGAGGCATAATTTGCCCAAATTGGTGGAGGAAGTTGATTTTCCAAAATTTGCATGTTTAAATTTCTTTAGATTTCAGATTGTTTTAGGTCAAAGTTGTAAAAATTTGATTTTTTTTAGTCATTTTCTCAACAAAAATGCCTTTCAAGAAAATGACAAAACAGTCCTTGACTGCAGAGATGGACCGGCACATCAAGCGGATGCTGAAGCTGGTTGAAGAAGATGGGGATTCATTTGCAAAAAAGGCTGAAATGTATTATCAAAAGAGGCCTGAATTGATTTCTCATGTTGAAGAGTTTTATCGCTTGTACCGGTCTCTAGCCGAACGTTATGATCATGTGACAGGAGAGCTAAGGAAGAATGTAACCTCAGATCTGCAATCCATGAGCTCATGCATTTCTGATGTTGGTTCAGAAACGCCATCTTCATGGTCCTCTCCTGATCTCCAATCCCAAAGGCTGAGTCTGAGTCGTCGTAAATCTGGCCCTCGTGCTGCTGGCTTTGATTTTTTCCTAGGCCCCGCTGGAAACAGCTCGGATAATTACCAGAAAGAAGGTGCAGAATCACCTTCATTAACGGACTCTGAGCTAGAATCTGATGGCGATGATTCTTCAGTCAACAATTACTCTGGGGTGTTGTCAAACGGAGTTGATCCTCAGCAGAGGAAGATAATTGATTTGGAAATCGAGCTTCGTGAACTGAAAGAGAAGCTCCAGCTGCAGCAGGAAGGAGATGCAGGCACTGCCTTGAGGAGGTCTAAAACTGAGAATTCCGAGGAATTTTCTGCAAAGATTGCAGAATATGCGCAAGAGCTGACGATTGCAAATGAAAAATTACAGGGCTCAAAAGAACAGATTTCCCGGTTGAACACTGAGCTCAAACGGTATAAATCATTACCAAATGGCAATGCCTTTGAGGCTGGTTTTGAATCATCAGAACATAAAGAGGTCAAGAGGCATGAGGGTGAGCCAGACATGGAGGTAAATGAAGCATCAGAGGTACCGAGATTGGGAGAAGTTGAAGACCCCGATAACAAGATAGAGGCATTGGTGGAAGAGCTGAGAATCACAAAGAATAGGCTTCACCATTCACAGAAAGAGATTGCAAGTTTGAGACAAGAACTTGAGAGTAATAAAGCCTCTGAGAAAATTCATCAGTTACAGGGTCAGCTTGAATCTGCTAACAGGGACATTGCTACGTGGAGAACAAAGTTTAACTCAGAGAAAAGAGAGGTCACGAAGCTGCAGGAACGAATCGCAAGGTTAAAAACTAGTTTATCGGACCGGGATCATGAGGTCATGGATTTGAAAATAGCCGTTTCTGATGCCGAGGAGAAGATATTCCCAGAGAAGTCACAGGTAAAGGCCGAAATATCTAGACTGTATTCAGAACGGACGCAACTGGAGGAGCAGATTAGAGACTGGGAGTCTCGAGGACGTTCTTTGGAGGATGATATCAGATTGATCAAGGCTGGGAAAGCAGAAATGGAGGAGAAACTTACTAGCGAAATTGAGCAGTTAAAGGCGGAAATCCTTGAAACAAGCAATCACGTTGGGAACTTAAATACAGCCCTTGAGGCTATGAAAGCAGAAGGAGATGAGCTTAGTACAAAAGTTGTAACACTTGAAGCAGAAGTTAGTTGTAGAGATGATAAGATAAATGAGATGGACACTCAGCTGCAACAGTTGCAGAAGGAGCAAATGGAACTGGTTTCGGGGGCAGAAGAGGCAAGGAAAACGGTGGAGGAGATGACAGCAAGAACAAAGGAACTTGAGGAGGAGATTCAGAGGCAAAGAGTCATGATTTTGGAAGGAGCAGAAGAAAAGAGAGAAGCTATAAGGCAGTTGTGCTTCTCGCTCGAACATTATAGGAACGGTTATCACAGGCTTCGAAAGGCTTGCATGGGACACAAGAGGTTTCCGGTTTTGGCGTCTTGAGATGAGCATATGTGATTTTGGTTTGGGTTGTCTGTAACTTTTTGGGTGTTTTTTCTTTTTCTTTTGTGTACTACTGGCCATGCACTCATGGTAGTATTGATGTGAGGTTTGTGTAGTAGAGATATAGATGCAGGAGGGTTGTACCAAGGGGCCATGGAGTCACCAGGTCATCCTCAAGAGTGGTTGACAGGGAGTAAATTTGTGTACTAATTTTGTTGAGTTGTATATTTGGGGTTTGGCTTAGAGTGACATAATTGGCTATGTTTTTGCAATCTTTCATCAGAGACACAATCTGAACACTTGCCGGTACCGAAAGTGTCACACATTGCAAAAATAGGAATCCAACCCAGAAGTAAAAAATTAACAAAAATTAACATTTTCACCGCGCCAGGAAGGGGTCGAACCTTCGACTTTCTGCTTAGGAAACAGACGCTCTATCCACTGAGCTACAGGCGCTTGTTGATACATTCATATCACATTATTTGTAATAACGTGACAAAATAGAGAGGGATATACATTTCGTGGGTAACCCAGGACTGTTTATCTACATTTCATTCCATATCCAAGTGTAGAAATAAAATGAATTATGTAATTCGCAATGTAGATGTGTAATTCAGACATCATAAGAGAGAAGAAAAATACCAAATCACTGATCCATTGATAACTATGTAGCAAGTGAATCATATGAGACGCTGCAAGGAAAACTCAAAAACAAACAATTGAAGTCCTTGCAACATTTCTAAGCCTCAACAACAAAAGCAAGCAAATTATTGGAAAGAGATTATCTCCTTCTCTGATTGGTTAAGTAAAACAATGTGAAAACATAAATTACTGCTCTTGAGTCTCTGGCTTCTCCAGAAATGTCTTCTTCAACCAATCAAAGGGCTGTCACATGATCCAAAAGAACAAGCATCAGAATCATACATAACGCAAATTTCAAATCGAACCCAGAATAAATATGTTGAATTTTGTTATTTGAGAGAGAAATTGAGACCTGGACAAACCAAAGAGCCCCGGTGCCGGCGGCGACGCCCCACATGGCTGCGGCCTTGACGTCGGTGGATGGGGGCCTGAGAAGCTTAGAGAGACGGCTCGATCCAGATGCAATTCCACCTGCCATTCTCGGATCTCAAATCGCACAGAAAAGCAAAGAGCAGCGCGGTAAAGACTTTTATTGGTACGAGTTTGAAAACGACTGGTCGTGTTTGGCCTGCGAAATAATAATACGACAGGTCGTATTCTAGTATGAAGTGAAATCATGTACAAATACTACGATCACCTTGTAGTCTTGTACCAGTTAGATGGAATCGTTTCATCTTTCCTGTGTCATTAACTGAGTTTGACATTTACTGGGCAGCAAGAGAATATTGGAAGTATTAGAATTGAACTGCGATGATTCATTAACTGAAAGAACAAGCTCTGCGAACAAAACAAACTAAACATCAAGTTTAGATGAGTTCTGGGTTGACGAGTCTCATGATATTATTCAGGATGTTCTTATAGAGGATGATTGTAATATCTCACGAGGTTTAGGCAATATGATCCTCTCGTTGTATGATATTTCTCTTAATAATAATAACATGAGTTATACTACCCAGCGGGTACCCAGCCTGCCTTCAAGAAAAAAAAATTAACTAAACAAAAATTATGGAAGGGCTAGTTGCCTGCTAACAACTCCTAATAGGGTAAGTGATCTCCCTAAAGACTTTCCACGGTCATGAATGGAGATGTTCAGTGTAAGCGTTAGCCGGAGGTCTGTGTTGAAGTTTGTTTGAAGAAAAATACTTGGGTAAATAAGTAGGAATCTGCTTGTTTGAATTAGTCTTTCCGTTAATAATCTCTAAGAATCTATTTCTTAGGGTCATAGATCTTGTTTGAATTCGTCGTTCCATTAATAATCCATATTTCTTAGGGTCATAGATCTTGGTACGGTGTATTTACATGTCGTAGGATTTGATTTATTCCTCAACTATATACCATGTTCCTAGGAAGTGCATAACTTCGGCCGCAGTTTTTGATTTCAGTTTCTTTGTAAAGGTTTTATAAACCAGAAACTTTATAAACAAAAAGAGTATTCTCAAGTACTGTGTTCTGTTTGAGTTCTAGTTCACAACAGTCTGATCCCCTCTAAGTGATCTCTATATTACCCTTTTACTCTGTTAGCACTCCTACTCCTCTTCCTCAACATTTTGAGGGAGTTATGGGGAAGATGGTTAACAGGAATATTGATGACCTTATCTGCTCGGAACTATGGGGAACTTATCATGACCGTGGAGCTAAAGCTGCAAATTTGAGAAGACCTAGTGCTCGCTTTAACGTTGGAGGAGGCAAATCAGGCAACAGTCCCGGTACTGTTTCAACCTTGTTCGGTGGAGATGCTTTGTCTTGCAATGCTTCATCATGTTCTCTCTCACCCCACTCAGACAAATCTGAAAAGGGCTCTGACAAATCCGAAAAAGGGTCCTCGATAGTTGATTTGGAGTTGCGACTCAGAAATTTCATTGCTTGTTTTGACGCTGAGGATCACTCAAGTGTTACCATTGATGACATTGCACATCCATTGAGTGGTGATCAGTCTTCTTTCGAGGGCGGAAAAGTCCCGTCGGAGTTTGTGATTCCGCTTACTAAGTTTGCTGACAAGTATGGTGGAGGTAGTTTCTCCAGCTTGTTTGCAAATGGGAAAAGTGTACGTCAGAAGCAAATTCTGATCAAGGAGCTTGGTCGTGTTTTGTATAGCATGGAGGTTCAAGAAGTAAAGTCTGAGGAGACTTTCCTCATTTGGAGGGATGCATGTCGTGACATTATAAGTTGGGGACTCAATGTCGATTTTATGATGGACCATTTGAAACAAGCTGCCAGGAATTTCTTTGGTTATATGCTCAAAGCTGCTATTGCCTCTGATATTGTGGTTTGTATCTTGGAATCTTCATGGACTCCTCAAAGCCGCGCAGTTCAAAGCTTGTATTAGTTTTCTAGTTTTCTTTGTGACTTTGGCAAGCTTATTTGTAAGACTTGAGTTAGGGTAGAGGTTCTCAATTGCTAGAATAAAACAATCTTAATATTTGCAAGGAAAATGTTGCGTGAAAATACTAACAGCTGTATAACACTACACACTCTGGTTGGCATAAGCAAGT from Fragaria vesca subsp. vesca linkage group LG3, FraVesHawaii_1.0, whole genome shotgun sequence harbors:
- the LOC101292978 gene encoding F-box/kelch-repeat protein At3g06240-like; this translates as MSDVLSTRLQQRLVLSGTGPSSESPVLDLDAVIFDILSRLPPKSLLRFRCVCKAWRTLISDPYFIKEHLSRVNNSCSYSVFVKDVSTFRSIDSEALFRDDDGPVPSRELYFPVINGLKFDEIHIVGSCNGLICLRFKWCLPVIMLWNPCTRESKVLPKLHTKDLFPSSPDYYGFGYDSATDDYKVIVGDFRYLASYKNCILVYTVKTGSWRKLQYHGLALLGYGCLVNGALHWVQEEPWEAEVDSYKLVSFDLTEEKFHEIPSPYYPNNPIDRRNHLVASAGKFRNSLALYSRGPGSEYMMWVMKEAGVEKSWNEVIKIPKEVLHVSGDHHRHHIIWTPLCISNDGVTLIVVCAIPHHTVTYVETLVSPFARTGM
- the LOC101293276 gene encoding uncharacterized protein LOC101293276, which gives rise to MATPLVQSNKSMKRLESKKAHSWWWDSHINPKNSRWLSENLEEMDRHIKRMLKLVEEDGDSFAKKAEMYYQKRPELISHVEEFYRLYRSLAERYDHVTGELRKNVTSDLQSMSSCISDVGSETPSSWSSPDLQSQRLSLSRRKSGPRAAGFDFFLGPAGNSSDNYQKEGAESPSLTDSELESDGDDSSVNNYSGVLSNGVDPQQRKIIDLEIELRELKEKLQLQQEGDAGTALRRSKTENSEEFSAKIAEYAQELTIANEKLQGSKEQISRLNTELKRYKSLPNGNAFEAGFESSEHKEVKRHEGEPDMEVNEASEVPRLGEVEDPDNKIEALVEELRITKNRLHHSQKEIASLRQELESNKASEKIHQLQGQLESANRDIATWRTKFNSEKREVTKLQERIARLKTSLSDRDHEVMDLKIAVSDAEEKIFPEKSQVKAEISRLYSERTQLEEQIRDWESRGRSLEDDIRLIKAGKAEMEEKLTSEIEQLKAEILETSNHVGNLNTALEAMKAEGDELSTKVVTLEAEVSCRDDKINEMDTQLQQLQKEQMELVSGAEEARKTVEEMTARTKELEEEIQRQRVMILEGAEEKREAIRQLCFSLEHYRNGYHRLRKACMGHKRFPVLAS
- the LOC101293566 gene encoding ubiquinol-cytochrome c reductase complex 6.7 kDa protein-like, which encodes MAGGIASGSSRLSKLLRPPSTDVKAAAMWGVAAGTGALWFVQPFDWLKKTFLEKPETQEQ